The Acetobacter oryzifermentans genomic interval GGCACCACAACGGCCACCCTACATGATCTGGAGCGCGGCCTTATCCTTTACCGCAGGGCTTGTGGTATTCTGATAGGTGGCTTGCTGCTGGCCGCTATTGGCTGCATGATAAAGGCATGACAGCACCTTTTTTCTCACCTTCTTTTCAGAACCAATTAGAGCAACTGCTTATATGGCGGCGGGATGTGCGGCATTTTCGTACAGCACCTGTGCCAACACCTGTATTGGATGAACTGCTGGAAACAGCCTGCTTGGCACCCTCAGTTGGGCTAAGCGAGCCATGGCGCTTTGTGCTGGTAAATGATTCCAACCGCCGCGATGCCATCCGCAAGAACTTTATGCGCAGCAATACGCAAGAACTGGAAGGGCGAGAAGGAAAAGACGCCCAGCGTTATGCGCGGCTAAAACTTGCCGGGCTGGATGATGCCCCTCACCATATAGCCGTATTTTGTGAGACCAATCCTCAACAGGGACGTGGGCTTGGACGGGCTACTATGCCACAAACCACCACATGGTCTGCCGTTATGGCCATTCACACTTTTTGGTTGGCTGCTACGGCCCACGGCGTTGGGGTAGGATGGGTTTCCATCCTTAATCCACAGGAAGCACATGCAGCTTTAAGCGTAGAGCCCAACTGGCAGTTTCTGGCTTACCTATGTGTTGGCTTTCCGGAACAACATGCCAACACACCAGAGCTTGAACGCCGAGGGTGGGAAAAACGTAACCCTGCAAGAAGACAGTGGATTCAGCGTTAAAGTAGTTGTCGTTTTTTTTAAATACCAGCCGGTACAGTAGCCAACTGCAACAAGACATCTAGATCAATGTGCTGTTCCAAATGGTTTGCCAACGCATCCAGCGCTTGTTCTACACTTTGATCATGCTGCGCTGGTAAATCTGCCCCGGCAGCATACCATATGCCATCTGGTTGAAATGCAGCCCCACCTACACGCGCAAGCAAAGCCATACGCGCAGCCCGGTGGTTAAAAATGCCATGCAGATAAGTGCCCCATACACGCCCATTTGCAGAAACAGCACCTTCCGGATGGTTATCCATGTATATCAAGGGGCTTTGGCAATCAGCCCCTGTTGTTTGGCCCACATGCATTTCGTATCCAGAAACTTTACTGCCTTCTGCCGCCAGTTTTCCTTCCTTGTGTTCTAGACTTTTATCTCGGCTTAAAACTGTATCAATTTTTAACAGCCCCAACCCTGCCGTCTGTCCTACAGCGCCTTCTGTTCCATAAGGATCAGCCACCGTAGCACCCAACATCTGATAGCCACCACAAATACCCATCACATAACCACCATTGGCAGCATGTTCTGCAATCTGCTTGTCCCATTTCTGTTCTTTCAAACAAGCAAGGTCAGATAATGTCGCTTTCGATCCGGGCAATATAATCAGATCGCATTCTGGCAAAGGCTCGCCACGTTTAGACAAGATAAGGTGCACACCGGGTTCTGCATACAGTGGATCCAGATCATCAAAATTGGCGATCATCGGCAAATGAGGCACAACAACACGTAGCGGCGCATTCTGATCTAAGTTTGCTTTTGAGTGCCTTACTGCATGCGCAAGTTTTTCATCCAGATCTGCGGCATCTTCTGCTGGCAGGGTTCTCACCTCTGGCAAATCCGGCACAAGCCCTAAAGGCTGCCACCCTGTACGTTCGGCAATAAACTGCATGCCATCAGCAAACAGTGTTGGATCACCCCGCATGCGGTTTACAATAAAACCTTTGATCCGTTGGGCATCTTTCTGACTTATAACAACTTGTGTACCCACAAGGCTGGCAATCACTCCGCCTCTATCTATATCTCCCACAAGCACGACCGGAGCATTTACAGCTTCTGCAAACCCCATATTGGCAATATCATGCGCTCGTAAATTTACTTCAGAAGCAGACCCAGCACCTTCTATCAAAACCAAGTCTGCCTTTGCGGCAAGTTTTACAAAGCTTTGCAAAACGGCTGGCATCAGAAGTGCTTTTCGGCTCTGATAATCCCGCGCTTGCACTGTT includes:
- the bluB gene encoding 5,6-dimethylbenzimidazole synthase; this translates as MTAPFFSPSFQNQLEQLLIWRRDVRHFRTAPVPTPVLDELLETACLAPSVGLSEPWRFVLVNDSNRRDAIRKNFMRSNTQELEGREGKDAQRYARLKLAGLDDAPHHIAVFCETNPQQGRGLGRATMPQTTTWSAVMAIHTFWLAATAHGVGVGWVSILNPQEAHAALSVEPNWQFLAYLCVGFPEQHANTPELERRGWEKRNPARRQWIQR
- a CDS encoding cobyric acid synthase, translated to MVQGTGSSVGKSTLVAGLARAFTRRGLRVLPFKPQNMSNNAAVTWDGGEIGRAQALQARACGVPASVDMNPVLLKPQGETGAQLVVRGRIEETVQARDYQSRKALLMPAVLQSFVKLAAKADLVLIEGAGSASEVNLRAHDIANMGFAEAVNAPVVLVGDIDRGGVIASLVGTQVVISQKDAQRIKGFIVNRMRGDPTLFADGMQFIAERTGWQPLGLVPDLPEVRTLPAEDAADLDEKLAHAVRHSKANLDQNAPLRVVVPHLPMIANFDDLDPLYAEPGVHLILSKRGEPLPECDLIILPGSKATLSDLACLKEQKWDKQIAEHAANGGYVMGICGGYQMLGATVADPYGTEGAVGQTAGLGLLKIDTVLSRDKSLEHKEGKLAAEGSKVSGYEMHVGQTTGADCQSPLIYMDNHPEGAVSANGRVWGTYLHGIFNHRAARMALLARVGGAAFQPDGIWYAAGADLPAQHDQSVEQALDALANHLEQHIDLDVLLQLATVPAGI